A window of the Corynebacterium minutissimum genome harbors these coding sequences:
- a CDS encoding DUF3151 domain-containing protein translates to MEMKDMLAPKPIKLPADPGADSTSDLTAGIVAHPGSPLLWALLAEQELDKHKGAEPTAFITAYAYARTGYHRSLDRLRGNGWKGWGPVPFSHEPNQGVLRAIAALGHAAKAIGEDAEYDRIRQMLSDADPECVATLLD, encoded by the coding sequence ATGGAAATGAAAGACATGCTCGCCCCAAAACCCATCAAGCTGCCCGCCGATCCGGGTGCTGACAGCACTTCCGATCTCACCGCGGGAATCGTGGCCCACCCAGGCTCTCCACTGCTGTGGGCACTGCTGGCGGAGCAGGAACTAGACAAGCACAAGGGCGCTGAGCCCACCGCTTTCATCACCGCCTACGCCTATGCGCGTACCGGATACCACCGCAGCCTCGACCGCCTGCGCGGCAATGGTTGGAAGGGCTGGGGACCAGTCCCCTTCTCCCACGAGCCCAACCAAGGCGTGCTGCGTGCCATCGCTGCTCTTGGCCACGCCGCGAAGGCTATCGGCGAGGACGCGGAGTATGACCGCATCCGCCAAATGCTCTCCGATGCCGACCCCGAGTGCGTCGCCACCCTCCTTGACTAA
- a CDS encoding acyl-CoA carboxylase subunit beta yields MTISSHLSELDSLSADTTAGKIAELKRRREAAAQPMGEKAHEKVHAQGRLTARERLDYLLDEGSFVETDMLAVHRTSDFGMGKKRPLTDGIVTGWGTIDGREVCIFSQDGTVFGGALGEVYGEKMIKIMELSITTGRPLIGLYEGAGARIQDGAVSLDWIAKTFYQNVMASGVVPQISVIMGACAGGNAYSPALTDFVVMVDKKSKMFVTGPDVIKTVTGEEVSQEELGGAGIHMHKSGTSHYTAASDEEALDWVHDLLTYLPSNNRQLTPAEPYEELGEETVDDLVLDSIIPDSPNQPYDVKEVIEALTDDGDFLEIQADRADNVVTAFGRIEGRTVGFVANQPQVFAGCLDIDSSEKAARFVRTCDAFNIPIIMLVDVPGFLPGADQEHDGILRRGAKLLYAYAEATVPKITVTLRKAYGGAYCVMGSKGLGADVNLAWPTAQIAVMGAAGAVGFIYRKEIKAAHEKGLDVAELTKSFEREYEDHMLNPYKAAERGLIDAVILPSETRSTIAKNLRFFADKTVPRPSRKHGNIPL; encoded by the coding sequence ATGACTATTTCCTCACATTTGTCAGAGCTGGACTCCCTCAGCGCCGACACCACCGCAGGCAAGATCGCTGAATTGAAGAGGCGTCGTGAAGCAGCGGCCCAACCCATGGGCGAGAAAGCCCACGAAAAGGTCCACGCACAAGGCCGCCTCACCGCCCGCGAACGATTGGACTACCTCCTCGATGAAGGCTCCTTCGTGGAGACGGACATGCTCGCTGTGCACCGCACCTCGGACTTCGGTATGGGCAAGAAGCGCCCGCTGACCGATGGCATCGTCACCGGCTGGGGCACCATCGACGGCCGCGAGGTCTGCATCTTCTCCCAAGACGGAACCGTCTTCGGCGGCGCGCTCGGCGAGGTCTATGGCGAGAAGATGATCAAGATCATGGAGCTGTCCATCACCACCGGCCGCCCACTCATCGGCCTCTACGAGGGCGCCGGCGCTCGCATCCAGGATGGTGCCGTCTCCCTGGACTGGATTGCCAAGACCTTCTACCAGAACGTCATGGCCTCCGGCGTCGTCCCGCAGATCTCCGTCATCATGGGTGCTTGCGCCGGCGGAAACGCCTACTCCCCTGCCCTCACGGACTTCGTGGTCATGGTGGACAAGAAGTCCAAGATGTTCGTCACCGGCCCCGATGTCATCAAGACCGTCACTGGCGAGGAAGTCAGCCAGGAAGAACTCGGCGGCGCGGGCATCCACATGCACAAGTCCGGCACCTCGCACTACACCGCGGCCAGCGATGAAGAAGCCTTGGACTGGGTCCACGATCTACTGACCTACCTGCCTTCCAATAACCGGCAGCTGACCCCGGCAGAACCCTACGAAGAACTGGGCGAAGAAACCGTCGATGACCTCGTGCTGGATAGCATCATCCCGGATTCCCCCAACCAGCCCTATGACGTCAAGGAGGTCATCGAGGCTCTCACCGATGATGGCGATTTCTTGGAGATCCAGGCCGACCGCGCCGATAACGTCGTCACCGCTTTCGGGCGCATCGAGGGCCGCACCGTCGGTTTCGTGGCCAACCAGCCGCAGGTTTTCGCCGGCTGCCTCGACATCGATTCTTCGGAGAAAGCCGCCCGCTTTGTGCGCACCTGCGACGCCTTCAACATCCCGATCATCATGCTGGTCGACGTCCCCGGTTTCCTCCCCGGCGCCGATCAGGAACACGATGGCATCCTGCGCCGCGGCGCTAAGCTGCTCTACGCCTATGCCGAAGCCACCGTTCCCAAAATCACCGTCACCCTGCGCAAGGCCTACGGCGGCGCCTACTGCGTGATGGGTTCCAAGGGCCTTGGCGCTGACGTCAACCTAGCATGGCCCACCGCCCAGATTGCGGTCATGGGCGCGGCCGGCGCCGTCGGCTTCATTTACCGCAAGGAAATCAAGGCCGCCCACGAGAAGGGCCTCGACGTCGCTGAGCTCACCAAGTCTTTCGAGCGCGAATACGAAGACCACATGCTCAACCCCTATAAGGCCGCGGAGCGCGGGCTTATCGACGCCGTCATTCTCCCTTCCGAAACCCGCAGCACCATCGCCAAGAATCTGCGCTTCTTCGCCGATAAGACTGTCCCGCGCCCATCCCGCAAGCATGGCAACATTCCGCTGTAA
- a CDS encoding carbohydrate ABC transporter permease, whose translation MAGRTRTADSRKQYLQAAGLIAPALIALAVVIGYPIVRAVMLSFQGNKRLNPTTGVFEEGSFAGLENYLYWITNRCMSATGQAATCPDGVIATDFWPAVKITLFFTVVTVALETILGMVMALVMNGEYRGRGLVRAAVLIPWAIPTAVTAKLWQFMFAPDGIINSLIGERIAWTTDPFYARLAVIIADVWKTAPFMALLILAGLQMIPRDVYDAARVDGASRIQTFFTITLPLVKPALMVAILFRTLDALRMYDLPVIMISASSNSPTATISQLVVEDMRQGNFNSASALSTLIFLLIFTVAFILVRFLGADVGGVARDKRTKKDKEPAA comes from the coding sequence ATGGCTGGTAGAACGCGTACTGCGGATTCGCGCAAGCAGTATCTGCAGGCAGCCGGCCTCATCGCGCCCGCGCTCATTGCGCTGGCCGTGGTGATTGGCTATCCCATCGTGCGAGCTGTCATGTTGTCCTTCCAGGGCAATAAGCGGCTCAACCCCACCACGGGCGTATTCGAGGAAGGCTCGTTTGCGGGCCTAGAGAACTACCTCTACTGGATTACCAACAGGTGCATGTCCGCTACGGGCCAGGCCGCCACGTGTCCCGATGGCGTTATTGCGACGGACTTTTGGCCGGCGGTGAAGATTACGCTTTTCTTCACCGTCGTGACCGTGGCTCTGGAAACCATCCTCGGCATGGTCATGGCGCTGGTCATGAACGGCGAGTATCGCGGCCGTGGCCTCGTTCGTGCTGCGGTGCTCATTCCGTGGGCTATTCCGACTGCGGTAACGGCAAAACTGTGGCAATTCATGTTCGCTCCGGATGGCATCATCAACTCGCTCATCGGTGAGCGCATCGCGTGGACCACGGACCCGTTTTATGCGCGCCTTGCGGTCATCATCGCAGACGTGTGGAAGACCGCACCATTTATGGCCCTGCTTATCTTGGCCGGTCTGCAGATGATTCCGCGTGATGTGTACGACGCCGCCCGCGTCGACGGCGCCTCCCGTATCCAAACTTTCTTCACCATCACCCTGCCACTCGTGAAGCCGGCGCTCATGGTAGCTATTCTCTTCCGCACGCTTGATGCACTGCGTATGTACGACCTGCCGGTCATCATGATCTCGGCGTCCTCCAACTCGCCCACTGCCACGATTTCCCAGCTGGTGGTGGAAGATATGCGCCAAGGAAACTTCAACTCCGCCTCCGCATTGTCCACGCTGATCTTCCTGCTCATCTTTACCGTGGCCTTCATCCTCGTGCGCTTTTTGGGCGCGGACGTCGGCGGTGTGGCGCGTGACAAACGTACTAAGAAGGATAAGGAGCCTGCAGCATGA
- a CDS encoding carbohydrate ABC transporter permease, whose translation MKKFGHYLGILFIMFWGLAPFYWMVVTALRDKAHTFDTTPWPTHVTLDNFRDALATDKGNDFLNALGNSLIISLATTAVAVLIGVFTAYALARYDFPGKGIVTGIILAASMFPAIALVTPLFQLFGNLEWIGTYRAMIIPNISFALPLTVYTLLSFFRQLPWELEEAARVDGASRSQAFRLVLLPLAAPALFTTAIIAFITTWNEFMLAKQLSTTATEPVTVAIARFSGPSAFEYPYAATMAAGALVTIPLIIMVLIFQHRIVAGLTAGGVKA comes from the coding sequence ATGAAAAAGTTCGGCCACTACCTCGGTATCCTCTTCATCATGTTCTGGGGCCTAGCCCCCTTCTACTGGATGGTTGTCACAGCGCTTCGCGATAAAGCCCATACCTTTGACACCACCCCGTGGCCTACGCACGTGACCCTGGACAACTTCCGCGACGCTCTGGCCACGGATAAGGGCAACGACTTCCTCAATGCGTTGGGCAACTCTCTGATCATCTCCTTGGCCACGACCGCAGTGGCCGTACTCATCGGCGTGTTTACCGCCTATGCGCTAGCCCGATATGACTTCCCTGGAAAAGGAATCGTCACGGGCATCATCCTGGCGGCCTCGATGTTCCCCGCTATCGCGCTCGTTACCCCGCTTTTCCAGCTTTTTGGCAACCTTGAGTGGATTGGCACCTACCGCGCGATGATCATTCCAAACATCTCCTTTGCGCTGCCACTCACGGTCTACACCTTGCTGAGTTTCTTCCGCCAGCTGCCGTGGGAGTTGGAGGAAGCGGCGAGAGTCGATGGGGCGTCGCGAAGCCAGGCCTTCCGCCTCGTGCTCCTACCCTTGGCCGCACCGGCACTGTTTACCACCGCCATCATCGCCTTCATCACAACCTGGAACGAGTTCATGCTGGCCAAGCAGCTGTCCACCACCGCTACCGAGCCGGTGACCGTGGCCATCGCACGCTTCTCTGGCCCCTCGGCCTTCGAGTACCCCTACGCCGCCACGATGGCAGCCGGCGCGCTGGTGACGATTCCGCTCATCATCATGGTTCTCATTTTCCAGCACCGCATCGTTGCCGGCCTCACCGCCGGAGGTGTCAAGGCTTAA
- a CDS encoding carboxyl transferase domain-containing protein, which yields MTDLKTTAGKIEDLGAKLTESRAPQGEVPAARSAIEALFDAGSFVETDALARHRSTDFGREHNRPYTDGVITGFGTVDGRKVCAYAQDASLFDGTMGEVYGEKVTKLYDLAIKTGVPIVALVAGDKPRAQEGIISSAMQARILARATTASGLIPQVTAVYADSKDASLIAALSDVVIAPDGDLQAEGEHEVDVAKRVLSYLPSNNRAAAPRAEATIVSGSVESNISDADRELDRLVADDGTVDLADVVTATCEDVFELTPQVSGVFTGFGRIEGRTVGIIANRDALDAAAAAKAARFIRLCDAFNTPLIEFVDSPALEVEKAALAKLVHAYSAASVGKISVIVRRAHGTGYIAFGSKDLGADLSYAWPTAEISVADGPALAAELELSEDDAADYLTPYQAAERGLVDSVITPAATRGSLVEGLRLLDRKIVPTLPKKHGNIVL from the coding sequence ATGACTGACTTGAAGACGACCGCTGGCAAGATCGAGGACCTGGGCGCCAAGCTCACCGAGTCCCGCGCGCCGCAGGGAGAGGTTCCCGCTGCCCGCAGCGCCATCGAAGCGCTCTTTGACGCCGGCTCCTTCGTGGAGACTGACGCGCTGGCACGCCACCGCTCCACCGACTTCGGCCGCGAGCACAACCGCCCCTACACCGACGGCGTCATCACTGGTTTCGGCACCGTCGATGGGCGCAAGGTCTGCGCTTATGCTCAGGACGCCTCGCTTTTCGACGGCACCATGGGCGAGGTCTACGGCGAAAAGGTCACCAAACTCTATGACCTAGCCATTAAGACCGGCGTGCCGATCGTCGCACTGGTCGCCGGCGATAAGCCGCGTGCTCAGGAAGGCATTATTTCTTCCGCCATGCAGGCGCGCATCCTCGCCCGCGCCACCACTGCGTCCGGCCTCATCCCGCAGGTCACCGCGGTCTACGCGGACTCGAAGGATGCCTCGCTTATCGCTGCACTCTCCGATGTTGTCATTGCTCCCGACGGAGACCTGCAGGCGGAGGGCGAGCATGAGGTGGACGTCGCCAAGCGCGTGCTCTCCTACCTGCCCTCCAATAACCGTGCTGCTGCTCCCCGTGCCGAGGCCACCATCGTCTCCGGTTCGGTCGAGTCCAACATCAGCGATGCTGACCGCGAGCTCGATCGCCTCGTGGCCGATGACGGCACCGTGGACCTTGCCGATGTTGTCACCGCCACCTGTGAGGATGTCTTTGAACTCACTCCTCAGGTGAGCGGCGTCTTCACCGGTTTCGGCCGCATTGAGGGCCGCACGGTGGGCATCATTGCCAACCGCGACGCCCTCGATGCCGCAGCCGCCGCCAAGGCAGCACGATTTATCCGCCTGTGCGATGCCTTTAATACTCCTCTCATCGAGTTCGTCGATTCCCCCGCCCTCGAGGTGGAAAAGGCCGCCCTGGCAAAACTCGTGCATGCGTATTCCGCCGCCAGCGTGGGCAAGATTAGCGTCATCGTGCGCCGCGCCCACGGCACCGGCTACATCGCATTCGGTTCCAAGGACCTTGGCGCCGACCTGTCCTATGCGTGGCCAACAGCAGAGATTTCCGTAGCCGACGGCCCCGCGCTGGCCGCTGAGCTGGAGCTGAGTGAAGACGACGCCGCCGATTACCTGACTCCCTACCAGGCGGCTGAGCGCGGCCTCGTCGATTCTGTTATTACCCCAGCAGCCACCCGCGGTTCCCTCGTTGAGGGCTTGCGCCTGCTGGACCGCAAGATTGTCCCGACTCTGCCGAAGAAGCACGGCAATATCGTTTTGTAG
- a CDS encoding DUF4282 domain-containing protein, whose amino-acid sequence MTNPNQFGENGDNNDPSNQGFGGGFGSGFGSDFNPNNPAPEHSAEGSAAAENGSATDNSQPGFGEGFGSGYGNDNAAAGWGYPGAQSNSNSGFGWGGQAGYGDFSQTPSEPAQSNESGDSAASADSDSSYSASSSSSASDSSDSAFASETAARDSASSDTGASFSDSGSAVPASESYGSAQGASYGSSQGFGAESSSSNADGAANSSNADYSARSADYGSSNQSFGAQNASFGSSSASGQGYGFGGQQQTESFGAQASQDSQAAQSFESSQGEQANQNAGFGGFSQQQGFAAQNNGFGEQPQNQGFGDQNSGFGQQDQNQGFAAQNNGFGEQSQNQGFGDQNSPFAAPAPQQSNQSADSSSKGSGFFSALFDFSFKDFITLKFASVIYILVVALGAVFWVGTLLTALASFAQGPVSGVVSFLVVLIGGGIAYLLYIIQVRLILEFFAASIRTAQNTSELVAKADRDDTE is encoded by the coding sequence ATGACTAACCCCAACCAGTTCGGCGAAAACGGCGACAACAACGATCCTTCTAACCAGGGTTTTGGCGGCGGCTTCGGCAGCGGCTTTGGCTCTGATTTCAACCCGAACAATCCGGCGCCGGAGCATTCCGCTGAGGGCTCCGCCGCAGCAGAGAACGGTTCCGCTACCGACAATTCCCAGCCGGGTTTCGGTGAAGGCTTTGGCAGTGGCTACGGCAATGACAATGCTGCTGCTGGTTGGGGCTACCCGGGTGCTCAGTCCAACTCCAACTCTGGCTTCGGTTGGGGCGGCCAGGCTGGGTACGGCGATTTCTCCCAGACTCCGTCTGAGCCTGCACAGTCCAATGAGTCTGGTGATTCGGCCGCATCAGCGGATTCTGACTCCTCGTACTCTGCGTCTTCCTCCTCTTCGGCGTCCGACTCGTCTGATTCTGCGTTCGCCTCAGAGACTGCAGCACGTGACTCGGCTTCTTCCGACACAGGAGCGTCTTTTAGTGATTCCGGTTCCGCTGTACCGGCTTCCGAGTCCTATGGTTCGGCTCAGGGCGCTTCCTACGGCTCTTCCCAGGGCTTCGGTGCGGAGTCTTCCTCCAGCAATGCCGACGGTGCCGCCAACTCCTCGAACGCTGACTACTCTGCACGCTCCGCTGACTATGGCTCGTCCAACCAGAGCTTTGGCGCTCAGAACGCAAGCTTCGGCAGCTCTTCGGCCTCCGGTCAGGGCTATGGCTTCGGCGGCCAGCAGCAGACGGAGAGCTTCGGTGCTCAAGCCTCTCAGGATTCCCAGGCCGCCCAGTCGTTTGAGTCCTCCCAGGGCGAGCAGGCTAACCAGAACGCAGGTTTCGGCGGTTTCTCCCAGCAGCAGGGCTTTGCCGCGCAGAACAACGGCTTCGGTGAGCAGCCGCAGAACCAAGGCTTTGGTGACCAGAACTCTGGCTTTGGCCAGCAGGACCAGAATCAGGGTTTTGCCGCACAGAACAATGGATTCGGTGAGCAGTCACAGAACCAGGGCTTCGGCGACCAGAACTCGCCGTTCGCCGCCCCAGCGCCGCAGCAGAGCAATCAGTCCGCTGATTCCTCTAGCAAGGGCTCAGGCTTCTTCAGCGCACTGTTTGATTTCTCCTTCAAGGACTTCATTACCCTGAAGTTCGCGTCCGTCATCTACATTCTCGTCGTGGCTTTGGGCGCTGTCTTTTGGGTAGGTACGCTGCTCACAGCCCTGGCCTCTTTTGCTCAAGGCCCAGTTTCTGGTGTCGTGTCCTTCCTCGTGGTTCTGATCGGCGGTGGCATTGCCTACCTCCTTTACATCATCCAAGTCCGCCTCATATTGGAGTTCTTCGCAGCCAGCATCCGCACGGCGCAGAACACCAGTGAGCTCGTAGCTAAGGCTGACCGTGACGACACGGAGTAA
- a CDS encoding alpha-amylase family protein — translation MSWHDNAIFYQALVGSYKDTRGEGVGTLRGVIEKLDYLKWLGVDCLWLSPFYASPLRDDGYDIADYYAIHPDYGTMEDFDELVAELHARGMRLMTDLAFNHTSTDHLWFQASRTDPEGPYGDYYVWGDDPLRYPEIRIIFTDTETSNWAWDPERKQYYFHRFYSHQPDLNYDNPKVHEEIFKILSFWLDKGVDAFRLDAIAYLYERDGLGGESLPETVDFVEKIRTFLEENYPEAVILAEANQPPEDTMEFYGTGNRFHMVFNFPVMPRLYQALALGDATPVYDIMAELPELPQGCQWGTFLRNHDELTLEMVDEDQRALMYEHYLPDDQMRAHVGIARRLAPLLGNDYRKIELFYSLLMTLPGAPFLYYGDEIGMNDAPELPDRDAVRTPMQWEPGDGAGFSTAAHTRRPIVGGVGISVEEQLADDASLLHRLRGLIQQRKAHPELGTAPFEAVETGLTGVLGFQREGLLCLHNFTDQAVDLGPVELGPYGYAWLPVEV, via the coding sequence ATGAGCTGGCACGATAACGCCATTTTCTACCAGGCCCTCGTGGGCTCGTACAAGGACACCCGCGGCGAAGGCGTTGGCACGTTGCGCGGCGTCATTGAGAAGCTCGATTACCTCAAATGGCTGGGCGTCGATTGTCTCTGGCTCTCCCCGTTCTATGCCTCCCCGTTGCGCGATGATGGCTATGACATCGCCGATTACTACGCCATCCACCCGGATTACGGCACCATGGAGGACTTTGACGAGCTCGTTGCCGAGCTGCATGCCCGCGGTATGCGCCTCATGACGGACTTGGCTTTCAACCACACCTCTACGGATCACCTGTGGTTCCAGGCCTCGCGCACCGATCCCGAAGGCCCCTATGGCGACTACTACGTGTGGGGAGATGATCCGCTGCGCTACCCGGAGATTCGCATCATCTTTACCGATACGGAGACCTCAAACTGGGCATGGGACCCGGAGCGCAAGCAGTACTACTTCCACCGCTTCTACTCGCACCAGCCGGATCTGAACTACGACAACCCGAAGGTCCACGAGGAAATCTTTAAGATTCTCTCCTTCTGGCTGGACAAAGGTGTGGATGCCTTCCGCCTCGATGCGATTGCGTACCTCTATGAGCGCGATGGCTTGGGCGGTGAATCCCTCCCAGAGACCGTAGACTTCGTGGAGAAGATCCGTACTTTCCTGGAGGAGAACTACCCTGAGGCCGTTATCCTCGCCGAGGCGAATCAGCCCCCAGAAGACACCATGGAGTTCTATGGCACGGGCAATCGCTTCCACATGGTGTTCAATTTCCCAGTCATGCCGCGGTTGTATCAGGCACTCGCGCTGGGCGATGCCACACCGGTCTACGACATCATGGCCGAGCTTCCCGAACTTCCCCAGGGCTGCCAGTGGGGAACCTTCCTGCGCAACCATGATGAGCTGACACTGGAGATGGTCGACGAGGACCAGCGCGCCCTCATGTACGAGCACTACCTGCCCGATGATCAGATGCGTGCCCACGTGGGCATCGCGCGACGCTTGGCACCCCTGTTGGGCAATGATTACCGCAAGATTGAGCTCTTTTACTCCCTCCTCATGACGCTGCCCGGTGCACCTTTCCTTTATTACGGCGATGAGATTGGCATGAATGATGCCCCGGAGCTTCCGGACCGTGACGCCGTGCGTACTCCAATGCAGTGGGAGCCTGGCGACGGCGCTGGTTTCAGTACAGCCGCACACACCCGCCGTCCCATCGTCGGTGGCGTGGGGATTTCGGTGGAGGAGCAGCTTGCCGACGACGCCTCTCTTCTCCACCGCCTGCGCGGTCTTATCCAGCAGCGCAAGGCGCATCCGGAACTCGGCACCGCACCTTTCGAGGCCGTAGAAACCGGCCTTACGGGCGTGCTGGGGTTCCAACGCGAAGGTCTGCTTTGTCTGCATAACTTCACCGACCAAGCAGTGGACCTTGGTCCGGTGGAGCTCGGACCTTATGGCTATGCCTGGCTTCCAGTCGAAGTTTAA
- a CDS encoding ABC transporter substrate-binding protein, translating to MKKPFLPSSLCTVRRGVIATTAALALTLAGCSSSDDSSSDAGSDAATKDTDGRGPITFAMGKNDTDKITPIIEAWNAEHPDEKVELKELAGEADAQRETLVQSLQAGNSDYDVMALDVVWTADFAANQWLAPLTGDLEVDTSDLLEPTVESATYNGTLYALPQNTNGQLLFRNTELADKAPEKFADIASACEAIKDDAACLTTQLKQYEGLTVNTAGFIEGWGGSILDDEGNVTVDSDEAKEGLQALVDAYEDGTISKDSTATTEEETNLAFTEGKTAFAINWPYMYTNAEDKGIKFEVQPLVGKDGVGVSTLGGYNNGININSENKATALDFIKFIINEENQKSFAEASFPPVLASIYDDESLVEEFPYLPALKESLENAAPRPVSPFYTAISKAVQDNAYAALTAGKSVDDATKDMKAAIEAASQG from the coding sequence ATGAAGAAGCCGTTTCTTCCCAGCTCCCTGTGTACGGTTCGTCGCGGTGTCATTGCCACCACAGCTGCACTCGCGCTGACCTTGGCCGGATGCTCGTCCAGCGATGACTCCTCCTCCGACGCTGGCTCGGACGCCGCCACCAAGGACACGGACGGCCGCGGGCCCATCACCTTTGCCATGGGCAAGAACGATACCGACAAGATCACCCCCATTATCGAAGCGTGGAACGCCGAGCACCCGGACGAGAAGGTCGAGCTCAAGGAGCTCGCTGGCGAGGCCGACGCTCAGCGTGAGACCCTCGTGCAGTCCCTGCAGGCAGGCAACTCTGACTACGATGTCATGGCGCTCGATGTGGTGTGGACCGCTGACTTCGCCGCTAACCAGTGGCTGGCGCCGCTGACCGGTGACCTCGAGGTGGACACCTCCGACCTGCTGGAGCCCACCGTCGAGTCCGCCACCTACAACGGCACCCTCTACGCGCTGCCGCAGAACACCAACGGACAGCTGCTATTCCGCAACACTGAGTTGGCGGACAAGGCTCCGGAGAAGTTCGCGGACATCGCGTCTGCCTGTGAAGCCATCAAGGACGATGCTGCCTGCCTGACCACCCAGCTCAAGCAGTACGAGGGCCTGACTGTGAACACCGCAGGTTTCATTGAGGGTTGGGGCGGTTCCATCCTGGATGACGAGGGCAATGTCACCGTCGACTCCGACGAGGCCAAGGAAGGCCTGCAGGCGCTTGTCGACGCCTACGAGGACGGCACCATCTCCAAGGACTCCACCGCCACAACGGAGGAGGAGACGAACCTCGCCTTCACCGAGGGCAAGACCGCCTTTGCCATTAACTGGCCGTACATGTACACCAACGCTGAGGACAAGGGCATTAAGTTCGAGGTTCAGCCGCTGGTGGGCAAGGACGGCGTTGGTGTATCCACCCTGGGTGGCTACAACAACGGCATCAACATCAACTCGGAAAACAAGGCCACTGCCTTGGACTTCATCAAGTTCATCATCAACGAAGAGAACCAGAAGTCCTTCGCTGAGGCATCCTTCCCGCCGGTCCTGGCTTCCATCTACGATGATGAATCCCTGGTCGAGGAGTTCCCATACCTCCCGGCTCTGAAGGAGTCCCTGGAGAACGCCGCTCCGCGTCCGGTCTCCCCGTTCTACACCGCCATCTCCAAGGCCGTGCAGGATAACGCCTACGCAGCGCTGACCGCCGGCAAGTCCGTCGATGACGCTACGAAGGACATGAAGGCAGCCATCGAGGCAGCGTCACAGGGTTAA
- a CDS encoding acyl-CoA carboxylase subunit epsilon encodes MSDSLFTVLRGNPTDAEVAALSTVLTQLDSEARAKAADTRSERNLWGQPGDVFNPSAFRNVRYY; translated from the coding sequence ATGTCTGATTCCCTGTTTACCGTCCTGCGCGGCAACCCTACTGACGCCGAGGTCGCGGCACTGTCCACGGTGCTCACCCAGCTCGATTCTGAGGCGCGCGCCAAGGCTGCCGATACCCGCTCCGAGCGCAACCTATGGGGCCAGCCAGGTGATGTGTTCAACCCGTCGGCCTTCCGCAACGTCCGCTACTACTAA
- a CDS encoding Maf family protein, translating to MRLVLASQSPSRLSILRGAGVEPVIAPADVDERAIEERLAGAEPAEIVCALATAKAEAIAPDYPEDVVVGGDSMLLLDGSLQGKPHTPEATVERWHAQAGRAAELITGHCVLHGDERFVEASRTTVHFAQASNADIEAYARTGEPLECAGAFTLEALGGWFIDRIEGDPSSVIGLSLPVLRRALYSFGLNVSDFWA from the coding sequence ATGCGCCTCGTCCTCGCCTCCCAGTCGCCGTCCCGCCTGTCCATCCTGCGCGGCGCCGGCGTGGAGCCCGTCATTGCCCCGGCCGACGTGGACGAGCGGGCTATCGAAGAGCGCCTAGCGGGTGCTGAACCCGCGGAGATCGTCTGCGCCCTCGCCACGGCTAAGGCCGAGGCCATCGCCCCCGACTATCCCGAGGACGTCGTGGTGGGCGGGGATTCCATGCTGCTTCTCGACGGCTCCCTCCAAGGCAAACCCCACACCCCCGAGGCCACCGTGGAGCGCTGGCATGCGCAGGCCGGCCGCGCCGCAGAGCTCATCACCGGGCATTGCGTGCTCCACGGCGATGAGCGCTTCGTCGAGGCTTCGCGCACGACGGTGCATTTTGCGCAGGCCTCTAATGCCGATATTGAGGCCTATGCCCGCACTGGCGAGCCACTCGAATGCGCCGGCGCCTTTACCCTGGAGGCCCTCGGCGGCTGGTTCATCGACCGCATTGAGGGCGATCCTTCTTCCGTTATCGGCCTTTCGCTGCCAGTGCTGCGGCGCGCGCTGTATTCCTTCGGGCTCAACGTTTCTGACTTCTGGGCTTAG